Proteins from one Dethiobacter alkaliphilus AHT 1 genomic window:
- the trpB gene encoding tryptophan synthase subunit beta — MMQVAGKFGIYGGQYVPETLMGALHELEESYNILKEDVSFKKEYTDILQNYVGRPTLLYKAEKLSKHLGGATILLKREDLNHTGAHKINNALGQALIARRMGKKRVVAETGAGQHGVAAATAAALLGLECVVYMGEEDIKRQALNVFRMKMLGASVTPVTSGSRTLKDATNEAIRDWVTNVRDTFYVLGSATGPHPYPTMVRDLQSIIGLEARKQALEMTGRLPDILIACVGGGSNAIGLFHPFLEDDVHMIGVEAAGKGVETSEHAATMTKGTPGVLHGTLSYLLQDENGQVAPVHSVSAGLDYPGVGPEHSFLKDSKRVEYVSVTDDEALEAFGLLTREEGIIPALESSHALAHLAKIAPQYNSDTIILLNLSGRGDKDVETVANLAGVKL; from the coding sequence ATGATGCAGGTAGCAGGAAAGTTTGGTATTTATGGCGGCCAGTATGTTCCGGAAACCTTAATGGGGGCCCTGCACGAACTTGAAGAGTCTTATAACATTCTAAAAGAAGATGTGAGCTTTAAGAAAGAATATACCGATATTTTACAAAATTACGTGGGCCGTCCCACACTTCTCTATAAGGCAGAAAAGCTCAGCAAACACTTAGGCGGTGCAACAATCCTTCTTAAGCGGGAAGATTTAAACCATACCGGAGCCCATAAAATTAACAATGCTCTGGGCCAGGCTCTGATTGCCCGCCGCATGGGTAAAAAAAGAGTGGTGGCTGAAACCGGTGCCGGTCAGCACGGCGTGGCCGCCGCCACCGCTGCGGCACTTTTGGGGCTGGAATGTGTGGTATACATGGGCGAAGAAGACATTAAACGACAGGCGCTCAATGTGTTCCGCATGAAAATGCTGGGAGCTTCGGTAACGCCTGTTACCTCGGGCAGCCGCACCTTAAAGGATGCCACCAATGAAGCCATTCGTGACTGGGTCACAAACGTACGGGATACGTTTTATGTACTGGGCTCTGCCACAGGTCCCCACCCCTATCCCACCATGGTGCGCGATCTGCAAAGCATTATCGGGCTTGAAGCCAGAAAGCAGGCTTTAGAGATGACGGGGCGCCTGCCGGATATTCTGATAGCCTGTGTAGGCGGCGGCAGCAACGCCATCGGCTTGTTTCACCCTTTCCTGGAAGATGATGTCCACATGATTGGTGTGGAGGCTGCCGGCAAAGGCGTTGAAACATCAGAACATGCCGCCACCATGACCAAGGGGACGCCGGGGGTACTGCACGGCACTCTCAGTTACCTGCTGCAGGATGAAAACGGTCAGGTGGCACCGGTCCATTCTGTATCCGCCGGACTGGATTATCCCGGCGTGGGACCGGAACACAGCTTCCTCAAAGACAGCAAACGGGTTGAGTACGTCTCGGTAACCGATGATGAAGCTCTGGAGGCCTTTGGCCTTCTGACCCGGGAAGAGGGAATTATCCCGGCGCTGGAAAGCAGCCATGCACTGGCCCACCTGGCTAAAATTGCGCCACAGTACAATTCGGACACCATAATTCTTTTAAATCTATCCGGCCGCGGCGATAAAGATGTGGAAACGGTGGCTAATCTTGCGGGGGTGAAGCTCTGA